Proteins encoded together in one Ferroglobus placidus DSM 10642 window:
- a CDS encoding class II glutamine amidotransferase — protein sequence MWVGYMCELFGLCSNKIVGISFSWRGFVRRGAKHRSGWGVGWYVENERGERYAALVKEPRPSVSSPVAELLRRGIRSNIVVSHVRLATEGDPKYVNTHLFVRPFGEDEWIFAHNGDVSEIKGYRLERFHPIGDTDSEYAFCYILDNLPSYARLGDLFRMLFELAQEIADYGTFNFLMSNGRYLFAHTNNGRLHYLLRHPPHAGKVRIFGDDDYQVSLGEVKSADEYAALLATVPLTDENWIRMEKGRLYVFRDGDLVLVISSDGFKPMLNDKELEILRVVRTAPSSLKLSEIADSIGDDIERNVQNRQEPRSQTLFKATLTR from the coding sequence ATGTGGGTGGGATACATGTGCGAACTCTTCGGTCTATGCTCCAACAAAATCGTTGGAATCAGCTTCTCGTGGCGCGGTTTCGTTAGAAGAGGTGCAAAACACAGATCTGGGTGGGGCGTTGGCTGGTACGTCGAGAACGAGAGAGGAGAACGGTATGCAGCTCTGGTCAAAGAGCCGAGACCTTCGGTCAGTAGCCCCGTTGCGGAGCTTTTGAGAAGGGGAATTAGAAGTAACATCGTTGTCAGCCATGTTAGGCTCGCAACCGAAGGGGATCCGAAGTACGTAAACACTCACCTATTCGTGAGACCTTTCGGAGAAGATGAATGGATTTTCGCCCACAACGGAGATGTTTCGGAAATAAAAGGTTACAGACTGGAGAGATTTCATCCGATTGGTGATACGGATTCGGAATACGCTTTCTGCTACATCTTAGATAATCTCCCGAGTTATGCGAGGCTGGGAGATTTGTTTAGGATGTTGTTCGAGCTCGCGCAAGAGATTGCAGATTACGGCACCTTCAACTTCTTGATGAGCAACGGAAGATACCTCTTCGCCCACACAAACAACGGCAGATTGCACTACCTTCTGAGGCATCCTCCTCACGCCGGAAAGGTGAGAATATTTGGAGATGACGACTACCAAGTATCTCTCGGAGAAGTGAAAAGTGCTGACGAATACGCTGCACTTCTTGCTACAGTCCCGCTGACCGACGAGAACTGGATAAGGATGGAGAAAGGAAGGTTATACGTTTTCAGAGATGGAGATCTCGTTCTCGTAATTAGCTCCGACGGTTTTAAGCCTATGCTGAATGATAAAGAACTGGAGATTTTGAGAGTTGTTAGAACTGCTCCGAGCTCTTTAAAGCTCTCTGAGATAGCGGACAGTATTGGGGACGACATCGAGAGGAACGTACAGAATCGTCAGGAGCCTCGTTCGCAGACGCTATTTAAAGCAACACTCACACGATAG
- a CDS encoding rubrerythrin family protein gives MREMTKKSLSEAFAGESQAHMRYLIFAQKAREEGFENVARLFEAIAFAEFVHARNHLEALELVGETKENLQTAINGETFEVDEMYPAYNAIAELQNEGRAKRSIRYALEAEKIHAALYSKAKQAVEEGKDVEVGDIYICEVCGYTSESLPDRCPICGATKDKFKKF, from the coding sequence ATGAGGGAGATGACGAAGAAGTCTTTGAGCGAAGCTTTTGCCGGAGAGAGCCAGGCGCACATGAGGTATCTGATATTTGCGCAGAAAGCGAGAGAGGAAGGATTCGAGAACGTGGCGAGGCTGTTCGAAGCAATAGCTTTTGCCGAATTCGTGCACGCGAGAAACCACCTCGAAGCTCTGGAGCTCGTTGGAGAAACGAAGGAAAACCTTCAAACGGCTATAAACGGTGAGACCTTCGAAGTTGACGAGATGTATCCGGCGTACAATGCAATAGCCGAGCTTCAGAACGAGGGGAGAGCGAAAAGAAGCATAAGGTACGCTCTTGAGGCTGAAAAAATACATGCGGCGCTGTATTCGAAGGCAAAGCAGGCGGTTGAGGAAGGAAAGGACGTTGAAGTGGGAGACATCTACATCTGCGAAGTCTGCGGATACACGAGCGAAAGCTTGCCAGATAGATGTCCGATTTGCGGAGCTACCAAAGACAAATTCAAAAAGTTTTAG
- a CDS encoding Lrp/AsnC family transcriptional regulator — translation MDERDRKIVEILVKNGRATLTEIAKELGISEAAVRKRLKNLEERGIIKGYTAIIDYEKAGYGVISLTGVDTEPDKFLDVAKKLKDYDFVKSLYITSGDHMIMAEIVAKNGDELTKILSEIVGKIEGVKRVCPAIVLDKIK, via the coding sequence ATGGACGAGAGAGACAGAAAAATCGTCGAAATTCTCGTGAAAAATGGAAGAGCGACGCTAACTGAAATTGCAAAGGAACTCGGAATTTCGGAGGCTGCCGTGAGGAAGAGGTTGAAAAACTTGGAGGAGAGAGGGATAATAAAAGGTTACACGGCAATAATCGATTACGAAAAAGCCGGATACGGAGTTATCTCACTAACGGGAGTGGATACCGAGCCGGACAAATTCTTGGACGTTGCCAAAAAGCTAAAGGACTACGACTTCGTCAAATCCCTTTACATCACGAGCGGGGATCACATGATAATGGCGGAGATAGTTGCAAAGAACGGAGACGAGCTGACGAAAATTCTTTCAGAAATCGTCGGAAAGATAGAAGGTGTAAAGAGAGTCTGTCCGGCTATAGTTCTTGATAAAATAAAGTGA
- a CDS encoding flavin reductase family protein, which produces MKVKVEEAYRLLHPRPVVLICSSYEGKTSFMACSWITPVNDEPAMLAAAIWEENFTHELIEKSNEFTVNVPSVDIAEKVWLAGKKSGRNVDKAKLTKLKLGKAKKVSAPIIEDCVANLECVVKDKVKAGDHTVFIGEIVEAYAEKDLFEKVWKEDARILMHVGGKVFSTSSNFFEVR; this is translated from the coding sequence ATGAAGGTGAAAGTTGAAGAAGCCTACAGACTCCTACACCCTCGTCCGGTGGTTTTGATATGCTCTTCCTACGAAGGAAAAACGAGTTTCATGGCTTGTTCTTGGATTACGCCGGTAAATGATGAGCCGGCTATGTTAGCTGCAGCCATATGGGAGGAAAACTTCACCCACGAACTGATAGAGAAGAGTAACGAGTTCACCGTCAACGTCCCAAGCGTTGACATCGCTGAGAAGGTCTGGCTTGCTGGAAAGAAGAGTGGAAGAAACGTTGATAAAGCTAAGTTGACGAAATTAAAACTCGGAAAAGCGAAGAAAGTTTCAGCTCCAATAATAGAGGACTGCGTAGCAAACCTCGAATGCGTCGTCAAGGATAAAGTAAAAGCCGGAGATCACACGGTATTCATTGGTGAAATTGTTGAAGCTTACGCAGAAAAAGACCTTTTCGAAAAGGTCTGGAAAGAAGATGCAAGGATTCTGATGCACGTGGGAGGAAAAGTATTTTCAACGAGCAGTAACTTCTTTGAAGTCCGCTGA
- the larE gene encoding ATP-dependent sacrificial sulfur transferase LarE: protein MNEAKLKKLEKFISNFESVVVAFSGGVDSSTLAGLANELTEVLAVTIISPTTPSREIRDAERIARELNLKHRFHELNELEDENFVRNTEDRCYFCKRMVLTSLKKIAEKEGYEAVFEGTNASELQGHRPGYRAVVELEDVYSPWAIFGFTKEEIREIAKMKGYSFWNKPSVACLSSRIPFNTPIDEVSLKMVDEAENHIIEVAGVRQVRVRKIDGRAVIEVGEDEVEKLLNKEIVDKIVPKLRSLGFKAVLLDLEGYRTGKLSQR, encoded by the coding sequence ATGAACGAAGCAAAGCTCAAAAAACTTGAAAAGTTCATTTCGAATTTTGAAAGCGTCGTTGTAGCATTCAGCGGAGGAGTCGACAGCTCGACATTAGCCGGACTGGCTAACGAACTTACGGAAGTTCTCGCTGTAACGATAATCTCCCCCACAACACCTTCGAGGGAGATAAGAGATGCTGAAAGGATAGCGAGAGAGCTAAATCTGAAACACAGATTTCACGAGTTGAACGAACTTGAAGATGAGAACTTCGTTAGGAACACCGAGGACAGATGCTACTTCTGCAAGAGAATGGTTTTAACTTCACTGAAAAAAATCGCCGAAAAAGAAGGATACGAAGCCGTTTTCGAGGGAACTAACGCGAGCGAACTGCAAGGGCACAGACCCGGATACAGAGCGGTAGTAGAATTAGAAGACGTTTACAGTCCTTGGGCAATCTTCGGCTTTACGAAGGAGGAAATTAGAGAAATAGCAAAAATGAAAGGTTACTCGTTCTGGAATAAGCCGAGCGTAGCTTGTTTATCTTCGAGAATTCCGTTCAACACACCAATCGACGAGGTTTCGCTGAAAATGGTGGACGAAGCTGAAAACCACATAATAGAAGTTGCCGGAGTTAGGCAGGTTAGGGTGAGGAAGATAGACGGTAGAGCGGTCATAGAAGTCGGCGAAGATGAGGTTGAAAAGCTTTTAAACAAAGAGATAGTTGATAAGATAGTTCCCAAGCTTAGATCCCTCGGATTTAAGGCTGTGCTGCTCGACCTCGAAGGTTACAGAACTGGAAAACTCAGTCAACGATAA
- the prs gene encoding ribose-phosphate diphosphokinase has translation MIIPGSNGFLAVKIARICGENLHLIELEKLKYGEKYVRLTFDVEGEDVYLVNTFHPNPDEIFLENLFVAEALKEYGAKRIYGIFPYIAYSKKGRKLIKGELPPLKVLSKLYDVFEKIYSVNFSGEMDVVNISAAELIGEYFADKLGEKCIVISPDETSEELAKGVAEKLGTDYELMKKIRVDAENVIVSAKKMNLDGYEVLLVDDLIYTGSSMVQAIKIVKRSNAKRIFVSCVHALADMRDLLNIYVSGADEIVATDTVLSYVSKISVAELLAEKVF, from the coding sequence ATGATCATTCCGGGAAGCAACGGCTTTTTAGCCGTTAAAATTGCCAGAATTTGCGGGGAGAATTTGCATTTAATAGAACTTGAAAAGCTTAAATACGGGGAAAAGTACGTAAGACTGACTTTTGATGTTGAAGGAGAAGACGTGTACCTCGTGAACACGTTTCATCCAAATCCGGACGAAATATTCCTCGAAAACCTCTTCGTTGCCGAAGCTTTAAAAGAGTACGGGGCTAAAAGAATTTACGGGATTTTCCCCTACATAGCTTATTCGAAAAAGGGTAGAAAGTTGATAAAAGGAGAACTGCCTCCTTTAAAAGTTCTTTCGAAGCTTTACGACGTTTTTGAAAAAATATACTCAGTCAACTTTTCGGGGGAGATGGATGTAGTGAACATCTCCGCTGCGGAGCTCATAGGAGAGTATTTCGCCGATAAGCTTGGAGAGAAGTGCATAGTGATCTCCCCGGACGAAACTTCCGAAGAGCTTGCAAAAGGAGTTGCTGAGAAGCTTGGCACAGATTACGAGCTGATGAAGAAAATCAGAGTTGACGCCGAGAACGTTATAGTTTCGGCTAAGAAAATGAACCTCGACGGCTACGAGGTTCTTTTGGTGGACGATCTCATTTACACTGGAAGCTCGATGGTGCAGGCGATTAAAATCGTAAAAAGGAGCAACGCGAAGAGAATCTTCGTTTCTTGCGTTCACGCTCTCGCGGACATGCGAGATCTTCTCAACATATACGTTTCCGGGGCAGACGAAATTGTTGCAACAGACACGGTTTTAAGCTACGTGAGCAAGATAAGCGTAGCGGAGCTTCTCGCTGAAAAGGTTTTCTGA
- a CDS encoding DUF2298 domain-containing protein: MIHPILSALIFAGVNFYFNQLGKPVYISRFLSLILISFISFFLSFFLSFHLAFTVAFLIVVAAIALRIYSGGFVVEWKNDAIFYSTYFFFLFLRSLVPEAMGAEKLMDFAFLSSTFYAERFPPLDPFFAGGKLDFYYYFGYVIAAVITKISLTTPDYGFNIAMASIPAYTLSILFGFFREFNLDKRVLALVPLISGNPHSVYEFFQSVLSGKLPGFLYYWNSTRIIPDETYRFVITEFPYFSFIHADLHAHVVAIPVKILFLAILYYIYKDGRYAFLLPILLFVSYATNSWDFPAFLLLSLLVVLKRRGISYLYFTLGLLIVAVYASTMNVKAGFFFTSERTNFKEFLMYWGFILLLSYVYFREEIEKVPHFLIALILAVISPIFLLIPLALYSLMRRDFVSYLVLVAVLFVASCEFFAIDSRMNTYFKFYILSWVLLSIPAGISLVQIYEKKKALALVLAALMLIYPVVATPVRHYKAELTLDATKFLKEYSRGDYEAAMWLRGKDGSVIIEAAGDCYTLGGRIAAISGKQAVVAWQCHEVQWRKNGLELAERIEDVRKVYEYGNCSLTNSIAEKYNASYIILGKFEREMYRVRENFSCFELVFSFEGTKVYAKR; encoded by the coding sequence ATGATCCATCCGATTCTATCAGCTTTAATTTTCGCGGGAGTCAACTTTTATTTCAACCAGCTCGGAAAGCCTGTTTACATCTCAAGATTTTTGAGTCTTATACTCATATCTTTCATCTCCTTCTTTCTCTCCTTCTTCTTAAGCTTTCACCTCGCCTTCACCGTAGCTTTCCTCATCGTCGTTGCTGCAATAGCTTTGAGAATTTACTCAGGTGGCTTTGTCGTGGAGTGGAAGAACGACGCGATCTTCTACTCAACCTACTTCTTCTTCCTCTTCCTTCGTTCTCTCGTTCCTGAAGCGATGGGAGCTGAGAAGCTCATGGACTTCGCCTTTTTAAGCTCGACTTTTTACGCTGAAAGGTTTCCTCCTCTCGATCCCTTTTTCGCCGGAGGAAAGCTCGACTTCTACTATTACTTCGGCTACGTTATAGCTGCCGTAATAACGAAGATTTCTCTAACAACTCCGGATTACGGCTTCAACATAGCGATGGCGTCAATTCCGGCTTACACGTTGTCTATCCTCTTCGGATTCTTCAGGGAATTTAACCTGGACAAGAGAGTTTTAGCCTTGGTGCCGCTAATTTCCGGAAATCCTCACTCCGTTTACGAGTTCTTTCAGAGCGTTTTGAGCGGAAAGCTTCCGGGATTTCTGTACTACTGGAATTCGACGAGAATCATTCCGGACGAAACCTACAGGTTCGTCATAACCGAATTTCCGTACTTCAGCTTCATTCACGCTGATCTCCACGCTCACGTTGTTGCCATCCCGGTAAAAATTTTGTTTTTAGCGATCCTCTACTACATCTACAAAGATGGAAGATACGCTTTCCTCTTGCCAATTTTACTGTTCGTAAGCTACGCGACGAATTCCTGGGACTTTCCGGCATTTTTGCTCTTATCTTTACTCGTCGTCCTTAAAAGAAGGGGGATCTCTTACCTCTACTTCACCCTCGGCTTGTTGATCGTAGCAGTTTACGCTTCAACGATGAACGTCAAAGCCGGATTCTTCTTCACGTCAGAAAGAACGAATTTCAAAGAATTTCTTATGTACTGGGGTTTCATTCTGCTCCTCAGCTACGTTTACTTCAGAGAGGAAATCGAAAAGGTTCCACACTTTCTAATAGCTCTGATTCTTGCGGTAATTTCCCCAATCTTTTTGCTTATCCCCCTCGCTTTGTACTCGCTGATGAGGAGAGATTTCGTTTCCTACCTCGTTCTCGTGGCTGTTCTTTTCGTAGCTTCCTGCGAATTCTTCGCTATAGACAGCAGGATGAACACGTACTTCAAATTCTACATTCTCTCCTGGGTTTTGCTGAGCATTCCAGCCGGAATCTCCCTGGTGCAAATTTATGAAAAGAAGAAAGCGTTAGCCTTGGTTTTAGCTGCTTTAATGCTGATCTATCCAGTTGTGGCAACTCCCGTGAGGCATTACAAAGCTGAGCTGACGCTCGATGCAACGAAGTTCCTCAAGGAATACAGCAGGGGAGATTACGAGGCTGCGATGTGGCTTAGAGGAAAAGATGGAAGCGTTATAATCGAAGCTGCTGGAGACTGCTACACGCTCGGAGGGAGAATTGCTGCCATTTCCGGTAAGCAAGCTGTCGTGGCTTGGCAGTGCCATGAGGTGCAGTGGAGGAAGAACGGTTTGGAGCTGGCAGAGAGGATAGAGGACGTTAGAAAGGTTTACGAGTACGGAAACTGCTCCTTGACGAATAGCATAGCGGAGAAGTATAACGCAAGTTACATCATTCTTGGAAAATTTGAAAGGGAAATGTACAGAGTGAGGGAGAATTTCAGCTGCTTCGAACTCGTTTTCTCCTTCGAGGGGACGAAGGTTTATGCGAAAAGGTAA
- a CDS encoding secondary thiamine-phosphate synthase enzyme YjbQ produces the protein MKILEFEVERDGMVDLTEEVRKFVKESKVDSGAVLVFSVGSTGAITTIEYEPGLKKDLPAIMEKIAPYSYPYEHHKTWGDDNGSSHVKSSIIGPSVVIPFKNKELMLGTWQQVVLINFDTRKRRRKVVLQILRGEE, from the coding sequence ATGAAAATTCTTGAGTTCGAGGTCGAGAGGGATGGCATGGTCGACTTAACTGAGGAGGTAAGGAAGTTCGTGAAAGAAAGTAAGGTTGACAGCGGAGCAGTCCTCGTTTTCTCCGTAGGCTCTACTGGAGCGATCACAACGATAGAATACGAGCCGGGATTAAAAAAAGATCTTCCGGCTATAATGGAGAAAATAGCTCCTTACAGCTACCCCTACGAGCATCACAAAACTTGGGGCGACGATAACGGATCTTCCCACGTAAAATCTTCTATAATTGGTCCGAGCGTTGTGATACCCTTCAAGAACAAAGAGTTAATGCTCGGAACTTGGCAGCAGGTGGTTCTGATAAACTTCGACACGAGGAAGAGAAGGAGAAAAGTCGTTCTGCAAATTCTAAGGGGAGAAGAATGA
- a CDS encoding ferritin-like domain-containing protein, translating to MVSEKLKSLLNDAIAREIQVSIQYLWQHVLAKGFEGETVKGKLKEIAITEMKHAEAIAERLAYLGGTPTTKPTPITIGNTVREMIEIDKKEEEKAIELYKEIIKVAREEGDITTARLFEEILADEEEHHDFFSSVLEG from the coding sequence ATGGTAAGCGAGAAGCTTAAAAGTTTGCTGAACGACGCTATAGCGAGGGAAATACAGGTTTCGATTCAGTACCTCTGGCAGCACGTTTTGGCAAAAGGCTTTGAAGGGGAAACCGTAAAAGGAAAGTTGAAGGAGATTGCCATAACAGAAATGAAGCATGCCGAGGCTATAGCCGAGAGGTTGGCTTATCTCGGAGGAACTCCCACGACGAAGCCAACGCCGATTACGATAGGTAACACTGTAAGAGAAATGATAGAAATAGACAAAAAAGAGGAAGAGAAGGCAATAGAGCTCTACAAGGAGATAATAAAAGTGGCAAGAGAGGAAGGAGACATCACGACTGCGAGGCTTTTCGAGGAAATTCTCGCGGACGAAGAAGAACATCACGACTTCTTCTCTTCGGTGCTGGAGGGCTAA
- a CDS encoding rubrerythrin family protein has protein sequence MKTEGNLKAAFAGESQAHVKYLIFAELAREKGLRNLARVFEAFAFSEFVHAKNHFKNLESVEDPVKALDEAIKGETYEVEEMYPKFYEEAIKEKEKKAATSFRWAMETEKKHAEIYKELKILVESGRDKAYDKKIYVCPVCGYIFVETPPDVCPICSVGKEKFKEF, from the coding sequence ATGAAAACCGAGGGGAATTTAAAAGCTGCTTTCGCCGGAGAGAGTCAGGCGCACGTCAAATACTTAATTTTTGCAGAGCTGGCAAGAGAAAAGGGATTGAGAAATCTCGCAAGGGTTTTCGAAGCCTTCGCTTTTTCAGAGTTCGTCCACGCGAAAAACCACTTCAAAAACTTAGAAAGCGTTGAAGACCCGGTAAAAGCTCTCGACGAAGCGATTAAGGGAGAGACTTACGAAGTGGAAGAGATGTATCCGAAGTTCTACGAGGAAGCAATAAAGGAAAAGGAGAAGAAAGCTGCCACGTCCTTTAGGTGGGCGATGGAAACGGAGAAAAAGCATGCAGAGATTTACAAAGAGTTGAAAATACTTGTCGAAAGCGGGAGAGACAAAGCTTACGACAAGAAAATCTACGTTTGCCCGGTTTGCGGATACATCTTCGTCGAAACACCTCCGGACGTCTGTCCTATTTGCAGCGTCGGAAAAGAGAAGTTCAAAGAGTTTTAG
- a CDS encoding TIGR00725 family protein yields MPLQVGVIGSGDCYEDVCEIAERVGELLAERKCVIINGGLFGVMEAVSRGAKRKGGFVVGIVPGKSKEEANKYCDIVIATNMGHARNMIIVHSSDVLIAIGGGYGTISEMAIALKEGKRVVGIKTPVKLPGLIEAKTAEEAVDIALGKS; encoded by the coding sequence ATGCCACTGCAAGTCGGTGTCATAGGAAGCGGGGATTGTTACGAAGACGTCTGCGAGATTGCCGAAAGAGTGGGAGAGCTTCTTGCCGAGAGAAAGTGCGTGATTATAAACGGAGGGCTTTTCGGAGTTATGGAAGCTGTGAGCAGAGGAGCTAAGAGAAAAGGGGGTTTCGTGGTAGGTATCGTCCCGGGAAAAAGCAAAGAGGAGGCGAACAAGTACTGCGATATAGTCATAGCCACAAACATGGGGCACGCGAGAAATATGATAATCGTTCATTCGAGCGACGTTCTTATAGCCATCGGCGGAGGATACGGGACGATTTCGGAAATGGCTATAGCTTTAAAAGAGGGAAAGAGGGTAGTTGGAATAAAAACTCCCGTAAAGCTGCCGGGGTTAATTGAAGCTAAAACGGCTGAAGAAGCGGTGGACATTGCTTTAGGAAAAAGTTAA
- the gatE gene encoding Glu-tRNA(Gln) amidotransferase subunit GatE codes for MNYSELGLKVGIEIHQQLDTKHKLFCRCPTKLMELEESNFEFFRYLRLKRSELGEEDRAAKEEVERSKKFLYKFYPTTCLVEADEEPPSELNREALEIAVQIAKMLNMELVDEVHVMRKIVIDGSNTTGFQRTALVAFDGYVEVDGRKIGIATLCLEEEACRKIEERNGVVVYSLDRLGIPLVEIGTKPDIDSPELAKKVAWKIGMILRSTGKVKRGLGTIRQDVNISIAEGARVEIKGVQSLEILDKVVEYEVLRQVNLLKIRDELRKRKAEVVEEIFDVSEIFKDTKSKILRKAKKVKAILLKNFGGIVGREIQPGRRLGTEFADIAKTFGLGGIFHTDELPAYGIGEEEVKKLKEFVGAGENDAVVIAAGDEERVNRALRRIIERAKYCLIGVPEETRKANEDGTTSYLRPLPGAARMYPETDVPPVEIRDIEVEIPELIEERAERYVREYSLPKDLAMVIADSEFYDLFEEFAKKIGATTAAKVLHIIPSELKKEGFKVEKLSKEDFRKVLELIAEKKIAKEGAEEALKMLCEEDLSKEEIAERIGKAENLEEYIRKVIEERKDFVLERGMGAFKPLMGVVMKEFRGKVDGKIVAEKLKSELERFLSG; via the coding sequence ATGAACTACTCGGAGCTCGGACTCAAGGTTGGAATCGAAATTCATCAGCAGCTTGACACTAAACACAAGCTGTTTTGCAGATGTCCCACAAAGCTTATGGAATTAGAGGAATCTAACTTCGAATTCTTTCGCTACTTAAGGTTAAAAAGGAGCGAGCTTGGAGAAGAGGATAGAGCTGCGAAAGAGGAGGTTGAGAGGAGTAAAAAGTTTCTTTACAAGTTTTATCCGACAACGTGCCTCGTTGAGGCTGATGAAGAGCCCCCGAGCGAGCTAAATAGGGAAGCTTTGGAGATAGCCGTTCAAATTGCAAAAATGCTCAACATGGAGCTCGTCGATGAGGTTCACGTTATGAGGAAGATAGTCATAGACGGAAGCAACACCACAGGATTTCAGAGAACAGCTTTGGTGGCTTTCGATGGATACGTAGAAGTTGACGGAAGAAAGATAGGTATAGCAACGCTCTGCCTCGAAGAGGAAGCTTGCAGAAAGATAGAAGAGAGAAACGGAGTTGTCGTCTATTCTTTGGACAGACTCGGAATACCTCTCGTTGAGATAGGAACCAAGCCGGACATAGATTCTCCGGAGCTGGCGAAAAAGGTTGCTTGGAAGATAGGAATGATTTTGAGAAGTACCGGAAAAGTTAAGAGAGGACTCGGGACGATAAGGCAGGACGTGAACATATCCATAGCTGAGGGGGCGAGGGTTGAAATAAAAGGTGTTCAAAGCCTTGAAATTCTCGATAAAGTCGTTGAGTACGAAGTTCTCAGGCAGGTCAACCTGCTCAAAATACGAGATGAGCTCAGAAAAAGGAAAGCTGAGGTGGTCGAGGAAATTTTCGACGTTAGCGAGATTTTCAAGGACACGAAGTCGAAGATTTTGAGGAAAGCTAAAAAAGTCAAAGCTATCCTCCTCAAAAACTTTGGCGGAATCGTTGGAAGGGAAATTCAGCCCGGAAGAAGGCTCGGAACAGAATTTGCGGACATAGCCAAAACGTTTGGCTTGGGAGGAATATTTCACACGGACGAGCTTCCAGCTTACGGGATAGGCGAGGAAGAAGTAAAGAAGCTCAAAGAGTTCGTCGGAGCTGGGGAGAATGATGCTGTTGTCATAGCTGCCGGAGATGAGGAGAGAGTTAATAGAGCTTTGAGAAGGATTATAGAGAGAGCCAAGTACTGCCTAATCGGAGTTCCGGAGGAGACGAGGAAAGCAAACGAAGACGGAACAACATCCTACCTCCGCCCTCTTCCGGGAGCGGCAAGAATGTATCCAGAAACTGACGTTCCTCCAGTGGAGATAAGAGACATAGAGGTGGAGATTCCAGAACTGATCGAAGAGAGGGCGGAAAGGTACGTCAGAGAGTATTCTCTTCCGAAAGACCTGGCAATGGTCATAGCGGATTCCGAATTCTACGATCTCTTCGAAGAGTTCGCTAAAAAAATTGGAGCAACCACAGCCGCGAAAGTCCTCCACATAATACCTTCGGAGCTTAAAAAGGAAGGTTTTAAAGTTGAAAAGCTCAGCAAGGAAGACTTCAGAAAAGTTCTTGAATTAATAGCTGAGAAGAAGATAGCTAAAGAAGGGGCTGAAGAGGCTTTGAAAATGCTTTGCGAAGAGGATCTATCGAAAGAGGAAATAGCCGAAAGGATAGGGAAAGCGGAAAATCTGGAGGAGTACATAAGAAAGGTCATAGAGGAAAGAAAGGACTTCGTCCTCGAAAGAGGGATGGGGGCTTTCAAACCACTGATGGGTGTGGTTATGAAGGAGTTCAGGGGAAAGGTGGACGGAAAAATAGTTGCGGAAAAGCTGAAAAGCGAGCTGGAGAGGTTTCTGTCCGGGTGA
- a CDS encoding thioredoxin family protein gives MRSIAALILIAVGASFLLFSFQSTPNVNFYSYEEGLKVAAKENKPILLIIDSESCVYCTIFKEDFEKYEDLKLALSKFVIVEVDYVRERDLAKKFGATGTPEFHFLYPNGTPITYNGEKLVMLGYSSEYRQDLINLANFAYQIYERSKAQKT, from the coding sequence GTGAGGTCGATAGCTGCTTTAATACTAATAGCTGTCGGCGCCTCCTTCTTACTCTTCAGCTTCCAGTCAACTCCAAACGTGAATTTTTACAGCTACGAAGAAGGGTTGAAAGTAGCAGCCAAGGAAAACAAGCCAATTCTTCTCATAATTGACTCTGAAAGCTGCGTTTACTGCACGATATTCAAAGAGGACTTCGAAAAATACGAAGATTTGAAGCTCGCTTTGAGCAAGTTCGTGATAGTAGAGGTGGACTACGTAAGAGAAAGGGATCTCGCTAAAAAGTTCGGGGCAACGGGCACTCCTGAGTTTCACTTCCTTTATCCCAACGGAACCCCGATAACGTATAACGGGGAGAAGTTGGTCATGCTCGGCTACTCTTCCGAATACAGGCAAGACCTTATAAACCTTGCAAACTTCGCATACCAAATATATGAACGAAGCAAAGCTCAAAAAACTTGA